A single Lolium perenne isolate Kyuss_39 chromosome 6, Kyuss_2.0, whole genome shotgun sequence DNA region contains:
- the LOC127305720 gene encoding ATP-dependent DNA helicase Q-like 3 produces the protein MKKALPLKGGSAGSRHGAKSPKDLENVLKQYFGYSEFRGRQLEAIEAVLSGRDCFCLMPTGGGKSMCYQIPALVKAGIVLVISPLIALMENQVTSLKSKGIPAEFLSSTQTTQNKNKIHEDLDSGFPSIKLLYVTPELVATYGFKEKLTKLYNRGLLGLVAIDEAHCISTWGHDFRPSYRKISSLRKQFPDIPILALTATAVPKVQNDVISSLCLQNPVILKASFNRPNIFYEVRYKDLLDNVYADISNLLKSSGNVCSIIYCLERAACDDLTMHLSEQGISCAAYHAGLNSKVRSAVLDDWLSSRTQVVVATVAFGYSFFLLPLFIFFQGIDRQDVRIVCHFNLPKSMESFYQESGRAGRDQQPSKSVLYYGLEDRRRMEFILRNSSSKKQQPSSSSTELSQKALADFSQIVEYCESPSCRRKKIIESFGEKVQPTLCQRSCDACKHPNQVSSCLEELRRVPNCRFNKISPVFKSSSANPKHLDTEFWNREDDVSASAEEISDSDDDDVVVSDIAMSKFSSERGLEAKLDALERAENAYFQAKGPPKQQGDKLSDKKSISQALRDASRKRLLGSLGQAKLRLGNLRITEEASATHLEAESFKKYQKVGKTFYNSQIAATVRWLASSSSDQIHDRLKALTGQTSDQDAASSSPCVAPDGLGKNAGEPQPSNESVKTAASTENMERSRMSSSGQFVSEARRDSAIGPMELPKIPSFREFMSQKGRDRATSSSREESQTRGIPRKASSVISKDGTTATFKKMKS, from the exons ATGAAGAAGGCACTCCCCCTGAAAGGCGGGTCGGCAGGCTCGAGGCACGGGGCGAAATCTCCAAAGGATCTGGAGAACGTCTTGAAGCAATATTTTGGGTACTCGGAGTTTCGAGGAAGGCAACTAGAGGCTATAGAggctgttctttcag GAAGGGATTGCTTCTGTTTGATGCCGACTGGGGGTGGCAAGTCCATGTGCTACCAGATCCCTGCTCTAGTGAAGGCAGGCATTGTTCTTGTTATCTCACCCTTAATAG CTCTGATG GAGAATCAGGTTACCAGCTTGAAAAGTAAAGGTATTCCAGCTGAATTTCTCTCTTCGACACAAACAACccaaaataaaaacaag ATACATGAAGATCTCGATTCTGGCTTTCCTTCTATAAAATTGCTGTATGTTACTCCTGAGTTAGTTGCAACATACGGGTTCAAGGAAAAGCTAACAAAGCTCTATAACAGAGGCCTTCTTGGCCTTGTTGCTATTGACGAG GCTCATTGTATTTCAACTTGGGGCCATGATTTCAG ACCTAGCTACCGCAAAATTTCATCATTGAGGAAGCAGTTCCCAGATATCCCTATATTGGCTTTGACTGCAACTGCTGTTCCAAA AGTCCAGAACGATGTGATATCATCATTGTGCTTGCAAAACCCAGTAATTCTTAAAGCCTCTTTTAATCGACCTAATATATTCTATGAAG TTCGTTACAAGGATCTTCTTGACAATGTTTATGCTGATATATCAAATTTACTGAAGTCCAGTGGAAATGTTTGCTCAATTATATATTGTCTTGAGCGTGCTGCTTGTGATGATCTAACTATGCATTTGTCAGAGCAGGGTATCTCTTGTGCTG CTTATCATGCTGGCTTGAATAGCAAGGTGCGAAGTGCTGTTCTTGATGACTGGCTTTCATCAAGAACTCAAGTTGTTGTTGCAACTGTGGCATTTGGGTATAGCTTCTTTCT ATTGCCGCTATTCATCTTTTTTCAGGGTATTGATAGACAAGATGTCCGCATTGTATGCCATTTCAACTTGCCTAAGTCGATGGAATCTTTCTACCAGGAGTCTGGACGAGCTGGCCGTGACCAACAGCCTTCCAAGAGTGTTTTATATTATGGATTAGAGGACCGAAGGAGAATG GAATTTATTTTGAGAAACAGCAGCAGTAAAAAACAACAGCCGTCTTCCTCTTCGACTGAGCTTTCACAGAAGGCCCTAGCCGACTTTAGTCAG ATAGTTGAATATTGTGAAAGTCCTAGCTGTCGACGAAAAAAGATCATTGAGAGCTTTGGAGAAAAG gtaCAGCCAACTTTATGCCAACGCTCATGTGATGCTTGCAAGCACCCAAATCAAGTGTCCTCGTGTTTGGAGGAACTTCGTCGTGTGCCCAATTGCCGCTTTAACAAGATCTCTCCAGTATTCAAAAG CTCATCAGCTAATCCGAAACACTTGGACACAGAATTTTGGAATCGTGAAGATGATGTAAGCGCATCAGCTGAAGAAATATCAGATTCTGATG ATGATGATGTGGTAGTGAGCGACATTGCCATGTCAAAGTTTTCATCGGAAAGAGGTTTGGAAGCAAAACTTGATGCCTTGGAGCGTGCTGAAAATGCTTATTTTCAAGCCAAAGGCCCGCCTAAACAGCAG GGTGACAAGCTTAGTGACAAGAAGAGCATATCTCAGGCTCTAAGAGATGCAAGCAGGAAAAGATTGTTGGGTTCCCTTGGACAAGCAAAGCTGCGCCTTGGCAATCTACG GATCACCGAAGAGGCTTCTGCCACACACCTTGAAGCAGAGTCCTTCAAGAAGTATcagaaagtggggaaaacgttCTACAACTCTCAGATAGCCGCCACGGTTCGGTGGCTGGCATCTTCAAGTTCTGACCAGATTCATGATCGCCTCAAAGCCCTAACTGGCCAGACCAGCGATCAGGATGCAGCCTCCAGCTCCCCTTGCGTCGCCCCAGATGGCTTGGGTAAAAATGCAGGAGAACCCCAGCCTTCTAATGAGTCTGTGAAGACTGCAGCTTCGACTGAAAATATGGAGCGCTCCAGGATGTCATCATCTGGACAATTCGTCAGTGAAGCAAGAAGGGATAGTGCAATCGGTCCCATGGAACTTCCCAAGATACCATCATTCAGAGAATTCATGAGCCAAAAAGGAAGGGACCGTGCAACCAGCTCTTCCAGAGAAGAGAGCCAGACTCGTGGCATTCCTAGAAAAGCTAGCTCTGTGATCAGCAAGGATGGAACGACAGCAACATTCAAGAAGATGAAATCATGA